One segment of Argiope bruennichi chromosome 11, qqArgBrue1.1, whole genome shotgun sequence DNA contains the following:
- the LOC129957104 gene encoding probable G-protein coupled receptor No18 produces MDIILEEDIVEAFDNNTAAEPFEDYPMSPLEAVSTAVILAIIILATIIGNVLVIISVFTYRPLQNVQNMFIVSLAVADITVAVLVMPLNVAYTLMSQWKFGLPICKMWLTCDVLCCTASILHLSAIALDRYWAIHDPINYASKRTLKRVLIMIAAVWVVSMIISAPPLIGWNDWPEDFTEDTPCMLTEERGYVIYSASGSFYIPLVIMTVVYVKIFEAAKDRLRHKAKAAAKLAAMRKSPDTTSTIPLKSMQSEISTIAVTDESTSSSANKGSDEKTDIIAEDKQVATTEFTNKNNLTVETPKPKGRTLVPDGNPRLTATVRHYMKEKQKICLQKERRAARVLGIVMGVFVVCWLPFFLMYVILPFCDSCYVSNRVVNMITWLGYFNSALNPVIYTAFNTDFRKAFIYILCRKP; encoded by the coding sequence ATGGACATCATCCTCGAGGAAGACATTGTAGAAGCCTTCGACAACAATACGGCAGCGGAGCCTTTCGAGGACTATCCCATGTCTCCTTTAGAGGCTGTATCCACAGCAGTCATCCTGGCCATCATCATTCTTGCCACAATCATTGGAAATGTACTCGTCATCATCTCTGTCTTCACCTATCGTCCCTTGCAGAATGTTCAGAATATGTTCATTGTTTCATTAGCTGTAGCAGACATCACCGTTGCTGTTCTAGTCATGCCATTGAATGTTGCATACACTTTAATGTCTCAATGGAAGTTTGGTTTGCCCATATGCAAGATGTGGCTCACGTGTGATGTCCTTTGTTGTACGGCCTCGATACTTCATCTGTCCGCCATAGCACTGGACCGTTATTGGGCAATCCATGATCCTATAAACTATGCCAGTAAGAGAACACTGAAAAGAGTGCTTATTATGATTGCAGCAGTTTGGGTGGTCAGCATGATCATTTCTGCTCCACCCCTCATAGGATGGAATGATTGGCCTGAGGACTTCACGGAAGATACGCCCTGTATGCTCACGGAGGAAAGAGGTTATGTCATATACTCAGCTAGCGGCTCTTTTTACATACCACTGGTTATCATGACGGTGGTTTATGTGAAAATATTCGAAGCAGCCAAAGACAGGTTGAGACACAAGGCGAAAGCTGCTGCAAAATTGGCAGCAATGAGGAAAAGTCCTGATACCACATCAACCATTCCACTGAAGTCGATGCAATCAGAAATCAGCACTATCGCAGTCACTGATGAATCCACATCGTCATCAGCTAACAAGGGGTCTGACGAGAAAACGGACATCATCGCTGAGGACAAACAGGTGGCGACGACTGAGTTCACAAATAAGAATAATCTCACAGTCGAAACACCGAAGCCCAAAGGCAGAACATTGGTTCCAGATGGTAACCCACGCCTGACTGCAACGGTGCGGCATTACatgaaagaaaagcaaaagaTTTGTTTGCAAAAGGAAAGAAGAGCAGCAAGGGTACTCGGTATCGTGATGGGAGTTTTTGTCGTCTGCTGGTTACCATTTTTCCTAATGTATGTCATTTTGCCTTTCTGTGACAGTTGTTATGTGTCGAATAGAGTAGTGAATATGATAACG